Proteins encoded within one genomic window of Flavobacterium gilvum:
- a CDS encoding SusC/RagA family TonB-linked outer membrane protein — translation MKLKFNGFLVLLVVLVAQLTFAQERSVSGIVSDNAGMPLPGVSVLVKGTKNGTQSDFDGKYTIKAAPSDVLVFSYVGMKSSEKSASSTSINIKLTSDATQLENVVVTAMGVKREKKALGYATQEIKSEELTKGANNSLAGALQGKLSGVNITPSSGAPGASSQIVIRGARSFTGNNTPLYVVDGMPIASTADYTTGNSVTGSDSSNRAIDIDPNDIESINVLKGQAASALYGLRASNGVIVITTKSGKGASKNGKPTINFSSSFTADNVSRKIDYQNEYAQGTAGNFVPTNSLTWGPKISELPNNPTYGGNVSNILNGGDTKTHAGQYYVPQRAQAGLDPWVKPQTYDNFGQFFTTGITINNSFSLTQATDKTNYAFNLGSSNQDGFIPGTGFDRYNAKGAFSTKLSNEWKTGFVGNYVHSKIDKATGANDSSVAGAYASPRSYDLKGNGYQTPTDPYKQIYYRTTGFNNPYWAAAHNIFDEQTDRFYGNSYVEFAPKISTDDKHKISFRYQLGADSYTTNYRDIQEYGNAQTTAGHLEIYGITSRTVNSLLTANYEYKISDDFNLTAMVGNEINDKYEKSYSMTGNDLNFGGWANLKNTQQTVASDDISKNRTFGLFGNLNLSYKNFIFLGSTIRKDIVSSMPRNNRDFVYPSVSLGVVLTELEALKGNSTISFAKLRGSWAEVGQAGSYLANYYTVPDYSGGFWTNIPVSYPIGGVNSYIPNNVMYDPNLKPQNTKSYEVGGELRLFKDRVSIDYTYARQDVVDQIFQVPLAGSTGAATLVMNGGKIHTNSHELSVSVIPVRTNDFEWTVSANYTQIDNYVDELKEGVNNIFLGGFTTPQVRASIGERFPVIYGTSFARDTKGNIIVDSNGLAMSGETKSLGTAAPKYTLGGTTTFRYKKLTLAATFDWKNGGVMYSGTNSLMDTYGLSTKTGNRDQLMVQEGVTESGAVNTKGATKQDTYTRYSNIAETAIYDASFVKLRELSLGYTMPQFSKAIDMRISAFARNILLWAAMPNLDPESSQGNNNMAGAFERLSVPQTTSIGVGINLTIN, via the coding sequence ATGAAACTAAAGTTCAATGGATTCCTGGTACTCCTTGTGGTACTAGTAGCGCAACTTACTTTTGCGCAAGAAAGATCTGTTTCTGGAATTGTTTCCGACAATGCAGGCATGCCTTTACCAGGCGTAAGTGTATTAGTAAAAGGAACAAAAAATGGAACACAATCAGATTTTGATGGTAAGTACACGATCAAAGCAGCCCCAAGCGACGTATTGGTGTTTAGCTATGTTGGTATGAAATCTTCAGAAAAATCTGCAAGCTCAACTAGTATTAATATCAAATTAACAAGTGACGCAACACAACTAGAGAATGTAGTTGTAACAGCAATGGGTGTTAAGAGAGAGAAAAAAGCATTAGGATATGCTACTCAAGAAATTAAATCAGAAGAATTAACCAAAGGTGCAAATAATAGCCTTGCTGGAGCTCTACAAGGAAAATTATCTGGTGTAAATATCACGCCTTCAAGTGGTGCCCCTGGAGCTTCTTCCCAAATCGTAATCCGTGGAGCACGTTCATTCACTGGAAACAACACTCCTCTATATGTTGTCGACGGTATGCCAATTGCATCAACAGCTGATTACACTACCGGAAACAGTGTAACTGGATCAGATAGTTCAAACAGAGCTATAGACATTGACCCAAATGATATTGAATCCATAAACGTTTTAAAAGGACAAGCTGCATCAGCTCTTTATGGACTTAGAGCCTCAAACGGGGTAATTGTAATAACAACAAAAAGCGGTAAAGGTGCTTCTAAAAATGGAAAACCAACAATAAATTTCTCAAGCTCATTTACAGCTGATAATGTATCTAGAAAAATTGATTATCAAAATGAATATGCTCAAGGAACCGCTGGTAATTTTGTTCCAACAAACTCCTTAACTTGGGGACCTAAAATTTCTGAATTACCAAACAATCCAACTTACGGAGGTAACGTTTCAAACATTCTGAATGGAGGGGACACAAAAACTCATGCAGGTCAATATTATGTACCACAAAGAGCTCAAGCAGGCTTAGATCCATGGGTTAAGCCTCAGACTTATGACAATTTTGGTCAATTTTTCACAACAGGAATTACAATAAACAATTCTTTCAGTTTAACACAAGCTACTGACAAAACTAATTACGCATTTAACCTAGGTTCATCAAACCAAGACGGTTTTATACCAGGAACTGGTTTTGACCGTTATAATGCAAAAGGAGCGTTTAGCACAAAATTAAGCAATGAATGGAAAACAGGATTTGTAGGTAATTATGTTCACTCTAAAATCGATAAGGCTACAGGAGCAAATGATTCATCCGTTGCGGGTGCATACGCAAGTCCAAGAAGCTACGACTTAAAAGGAAACGGATACCAAACTCCTACTGATCCTTACAAACAAATTTACTACAGAACGACAGGATTCAACAACCCTTATTGGGCAGCAGCGCACAATATATTTGATGAGCAAACCGATCGTTTTTATGGAAATAGTTATGTTGAATTTGCTCCAAAAATATCAACAGACGATAAGCATAAAATATCATTCCGTTACCAACTTGGAGCTGATTCTTATACTACAAATTACAGAGACATCCAGGAATACGGAAACGCTCAAACTACAGCTGGTCACTTAGAAATTTACGGAATCACATCTAGAACTGTAAATTCATTATTGACAGCCAATTATGAATATAAAATTTCAGATGATTTCAATTTGACAGCTATGGTTGGTAATGAAATCAATGATAAATATGAGAAATCATATAGCATGACTGGAAATGATCTTAACTTTGGTGGTTGGGCTAATTTGAAAAACACACAACAAACTGTTGCATCAGATGATATTAGCAAAAACAGAACTTTTGGTCTTTTTGGAAACTTAAACCTTTCCTACAAAAACTTTATTTTCTTGGGTTCAACAATACGAAAAGATATCGTATCGTCCATGCCAAGAAACAATCGTGATTTTGTGTACCCTTCTGTATCTTTAGGTGTGGTATTAACAGAATTGGAAGCACTAAAAGGAAACTCGACAATTTCTTTTGCTAAATTAAGAGGATCATGGGCTGAAGTAGGTCAAGCTGGAAGTTATCTTGCTAACTACTACACAGTACCTGACTATTCAGGTGGTTTCTGGACAAATATTCCTGTAAGCTACCCAATTGGTGGAGTAAACTCATACATACCAAACAATGTAATGTATGATCCAAACTTAAAACCACAAAACACAAAATCGTATGAAGTGGGTGGTGAATTAAGATTATTTAAAGATCGCGTAAGTATTGATTACACATATGCAAGACAAGATGTAGTTGACCAAATTTTCCAAGTGCCTTTAGCGGGTTCAACAGGTGCTGCTACTTTAGTAATGAATGGAGGAAAAATCCATACGAACAGCCACGAATTATCAGTAAGCGTAATTCCGGTAAGAACAAACGATTTTGAATGGACTGTATCTGCAAATTATACACAAATAGACAACTATGTGGATGAATTGAAAGAAGGAGTAAACAACATTTTCTTAGGAGGATTTACAACTCCACAAGTTAGAGCCAGCATAGGAGAACGTTTTCCTGTAATTTACGGAACATCTTTTGCAAGAGATACTAAAGGAAACATTATAGTTGATTCAAACGGATTGGCTATGTCTGGAGAAACTAAATCTCTAGGTACAGCTGCTCCAAAGTATACCCTAGGAGGAACAACTACTTTCAGATATAAGAAATTAACTCTTGCTGCTACTTTCGACTGGAAAAATGGAGGTGTAATGTACAGCGGAACAAATTCATTAATGGATACCTACGGATTAAGTACTAAAACAGGAAACCGTGACCAACTAATGGTTCAAGAAGGAGTAACTGAATCTGGAGCCGTAAACACAAAAGGTGCCACGAAACAAGATACCTATACAAGATATTCAAATATTGCTGAAACTGCAATATATGATGCTTCTTTCGTAAAACTTAGAGAGTTATCTTTAGGATACACAATGCCACAATTTTCAAAAGCAATCGATATGCGTATTTCAGCATTTGCCAGAAATATCCTGTTATGGGCTGCTATGCCAAATTTAGACCCAGAATCATCACAAGGAAATAAC